In a genomic window of Cetobacterium sp. ZOR0034:
- a CDS encoding DUF1971 domain-containing protein, translated as MKNSYKNKEDIKLYDNSVLPKDLDKVGETPFMTEENVFPDILKNHMAPKNKLGYLVVRKGELNYVWEDEEEKVYTVDSNHPLVIYPERYHRVILTGAVEFKVEFYHYDDKMIVDKTALRPGENFIK; from the coding sequence ATGAAGAATAGCTATAAAAATAAAGAAGATATTAAATTATATGATAACTCTGTTTTACCAAAAGATTTAGATAAAGTTGGAGAGACACCTTTTATGACAGAGGAAAATGTATTTCCAGATATTTTAAAAAATCATATGGCACCTAAAAATAAATTGGGATATCTTGTAGTAAGAAAAGGTGAATTAAACTATGTTTGGGAAGATGAAGAAGAGAAAGTTTATACAGTTGATTCAAATCATCCGTTAGTTATTTATCCTGAGAGATATCATCGTGTTATTTTAACAGGAGCTGTTGAATTTAAAGTTGAATTTTATCATTATGATGACAAAATGATAGTGGATAAAACTGCTTTAAGACCAGGAGAAAATTTTATTAAATAA